In one uncultured Devosia sp. genomic region, the following are encoded:
- a CDS encoding CHAD domain-containing protein encodes MSRFRTAKVVATLAENALRASMAFAFKQRNDIEGQVRKIARKQIEKALEECRGTDDPFDVVVHNLRRHCKKLRGLVQLIRPHFKDHKKENRAFRDVAQALAGTRDATVMVETFTALLGFDRDQKHGSTIQHGDMLLDWLRGQVGVPPNVSEQAEILADFAKAFESAGKRAKSWSLSGSGFERIGDGLEDTYRLMRTGLREAEREGTPEALHEWRKQTKYHWHHVSLLEQAAPDVLGPRKACLDRLGELLGDHHNLAVLDDTLRRHKEAASKADLILVRKAVAQWQGKLADGAFELGRQLAAEKPSMLRDRFEQYWSLLPKKD; translated from the coding sequence TTGTCGCGTTTTCGAACCGCAAAAGTGGTAGCCACTCTTGCTGAAAACGCTTTGAGGGCTAGCATGGCTTTTGCATTCAAGCAGCGGAACGACATCGAAGGTCAGGTGCGCAAAATCGCGCGCAAGCAGATCGAAAAGGCGCTCGAAGAATGCCGCGGGACGGACGACCCGTTCGACGTGGTGGTCCACAACTTACGGCGGCACTGCAAGAAATTGCGCGGGCTGGTGCAGTTGATCAGGCCGCATTTCAAGGACCACAAGAAGGAGAACCGGGCGTTTCGCGATGTGGCGCAGGCTTTGGCGGGGACCCGTGACGCCACGGTGATGGTCGAGACCTTCACGGCGCTGCTGGGTTTCGATCGGGATCAGAAGCATGGTTCGACCATCCAGCATGGCGACATGTTGCTCGACTGGCTGCGCGGTCAGGTCGGAGTGCCGCCGAATGTCAGCGAGCAGGCAGAGATTCTGGCCGATTTTGCGAAAGCGTTCGAGTCGGCGGGCAAGCGCGCGAAGTCGTGGTCCTTATCGGGTTCTGGCTTCGAGCGGATTGGCGATGGGCTGGAGGATACCTATCGGCTGATGCGGACCGGACTGAGGGAGGCGGAGCGCGAGGGGACGCCGGAAGCGCTGCATGAATGGCGCAAGCAGACGAAATATCACTGGCACCATGTCAGCCTGTTGGAGCAGGCAGCGCCGGATGTGCTCGGGCCCAGAAAGGCATGCCTTGATCGCCTTGGCGAATTGCTGGGCGATCACCACAACCTTGCGGTGCTCGACGACACGCTGCGCCGGCACAAGGAAGCAGCGAGCAAGGCCGACCTGATCCTGGTGCGCAAGGCGGTTGCCCAATGGCAGGGGAAGCTGGCAGATGGCGCGTTCGAACTGGGACGGCAGTTGGCGGCGGAAAAGCCGAGCATGCTGCGTGACCGGTTCGAGCAATATTGGTCGCTACTGCCGAAGAAGGATTGA
- a CDS encoding RluA family pseudouridine synthase — protein sequence MPTLKDYFPPLDPYLNVLHVDDDILVVDKQSGLLSVPGKDPSLWDCIEHRARQTWPTAGMCHRLDKDTSGVLVLALNKRAHGRIGSQFEHRKTTKAYIARVAGIIEADSGLVDLPLATDWDNKPRQRVDHENGRPSQTEWTVLEREANATRVRLNPLTGRTHQLRVHMKAIGHVILGDAFYADPETFAAADRLQLHAAELGLTHPTTNEFMTFVAPTPF from the coding sequence ATGCCCACGCTCAAAGACTATTTCCCCCCGCTCGACCCCTATCTCAATGTCCTTCACGTCGATGACGACATCCTGGTAGTCGACAAGCAGAGCGGCCTGCTGAGCGTGCCCGGCAAGGATCCGAGCCTTTGGGATTGCATCGAACACCGCGCCCGCCAGACCTGGCCCACCGCCGGCATGTGCCACCGTCTCGACAAGGACACCTCCGGCGTCCTGGTCCTCGCGCTCAACAAGCGCGCCCACGGCCGCATTGGCTCGCAGTTCGAGCATCGCAAGACCACCAAGGCCTATATCGCCCGTGTCGCCGGCATCATCGAAGCCGATAGCGGCCTCGTTGACCTGCCCCTCGCCACCGATTGGGACAACAAGCCCCGCCAGCGCGTCGATCACGAAAATGGCCGCCCCTCGCAGACCGAATGGACGGTACTTGAGCGCGAAGCCAATGCCACCCGCGTCCGCCTTAACCCCCTGACCGGCCGCACCCATCAGTTGCGCGTTCACATGAAGGCCATCGGCCATGTGATTCTGGGCGATGCCTTTTATGCCGACCCCGAGACCTTCGCCGCCGCCGATCGCCTCCAGCTCCACGCGGCCGAACTGGGCCTCACGCACCCAACCACCAATGAATTCATGACCTTCGTCGCCCCAACGCCTTTTTAG
- a CDS encoding CYTH domain-containing protein: protein MAQEIERKFLVVSDDWKAAVTGSKWLRQGYLSSNAKATVRVRTRDDDEAFVTIKGASKGMSRAEYEYTVPVADAREMLAMAAPHVVEKRRHIVPFGGLTWEVDVFEGRHAGLVMAEVELKSEDQKVELPAWVGKEVTDDDRYFNASLSRADGLPG from the coding sequence ATGGCGCAAGAAATCGAGCGCAAGTTTCTGGTTGTCTCGGACGATTGGAAGGCAGCGGTGACCGGCAGCAAATGGCTGCGGCAGGGTTATCTGTCGTCCAATGCCAAGGCCACCGTGCGGGTGCGAACAAGGGATGACGACGAGGCCTTCGTCACCATCAAGGGCGCGTCGAAGGGCATGTCGCGGGCCGAGTATGAGTATACCGTGCCCGTCGCGGATGCACGGGAAATGCTGGCGATGGCCGCGCCGCATGTGGTGGAAAAGCGTCGGCATATCGTGCCGTTTGGCGGGTTGACCTGGGAGGTGGACGTGTTCGAGGGGCGCCACGCAGGGTTGGTGATGGCCGAGGTGGAGCTCAAATCCGAAGACCAGAAGGTTGAGCTGCCCGCCTGGGTCGGCAAGGAGGTCACCGATGATGACCGCTATTTCAATGCGAGCCTGTCGCGGGCGGATGGCTTGCCGGGCTGA
- a CDS encoding CsbD family protein, with translation MHKDQVEGAGKQAKGALKDAAGGLTGNERLQAEGKMDKAEGKLQQKVGDVKDKARDALKH, from the coding sequence ATGCATAAGGACCAGGTTGAAGGTGCCGGCAAGCAGGCAAAGGGCGCTTTGAAGGATGCCGCTGGCGGCCTCACCGGCAATGAACGCCTTCAGGCCGAAGGCAAGATGGACAAGGCCGAAGGCAAGCTGCAGCAGAAGGTCGGCGACGTGAAGGACAAGGCGCGCGATGCGCTGAAGCACTAG
- the opgC gene encoding OpgC domain-containing protein encodes MRYLQIDGLRGLMLVSMALSHLGIQLPLGLTQTLVLKQALINDTASAFVFLSGLTVGLVYARGWFDPAHQHRRKALSERTFQVFRHHVFLVVLVTIMATLALYGGRQIWILERFGDAPLLFGLLSLLMLAGGWCLDVLPLYVMFLLLTPAALSAATSGRRRIVIALVAVAWLAGQAGLLDLAWNSLELTFHLDYQHIDLGLHFNRLSWSALYFSGLLFGTAYSRGEFDLAILRQPRFTLVMLASIALIVGLMLVLALYMLGVTNQFLPTFSWLINKYQLGLLSLLNFLAMAFVTTWLLVTGPTSPYPTMRTMGKALDRFLRWPPLVLLGQHSLLVFTFHLVMIYLFYFLVDPAWLNPWSANAILALGALSLAIPARIGQHLKDRKRGSLRPDLVAQSP; translated from the coding sequence ATGCGCTACTTGCAGATTGATGGACTGCGCGGATTGATGCTGGTCAGCATGGCGTTGAGCCATCTCGGCATCCAGCTCCCTTTGGGACTGACGCAAACCCTGGTTCTGAAGCAGGCCCTGATCAACGACACCGCGAGTGCCTTTGTCTTCCTGTCAGGGCTGACGGTCGGGCTGGTTTACGCACGAGGCTGGTTTGATCCGGCCCATCAGCATCGGCGCAAGGCACTCTCCGAACGCACGTTCCAGGTTTTCCGGCATCACGTCTTTCTCGTGGTTCTTGTCACGATCATGGCAACGCTGGCTCTCTATGGCGGACGGCAAATCTGGATCCTGGAGCGGTTCGGAGACGCCCCTCTCCTTTTTGGCCTGCTCTCGCTGCTTATGCTGGCCGGAGGCTGGTGCCTCGACGTTTTGCCGCTCTATGTCATGTTCCTGCTGCTCACGCCTGCTGCACTCAGCGCAGCCACCTCCGGCAGGCGCCGGATCGTCATTGCGCTTGTCGCTGTAGCCTGGCTTGCCGGACAGGCCGGCCTGCTCGATCTGGCCTGGAATAGCCTGGAGCTGACCTTTCATCTCGATTACCAGCACATCGACCTTGGCCTGCATTTCAACCGGCTGTCCTGGTCCGCACTGTATTTTTCCGGCCTGTTGTTCGGCACCGCCTATAGTCGCGGCGAGTTTGATCTGGCCATTCTCCGCCAGCCGCGCTTCACCCTGGTCATGCTCGCCAGCATCGCGCTGATCGTCGGCCTCATGCTGGTCCTGGCGCTCTATATGCTCGGCGTAACCAACCAGTTCCTGCCCACCTTCTCCTGGCTGATCAACAAGTATCAGCTCGGCCTGCTATCCCTGCTCAACTTCCTCGCCATGGCTTTTGTCACCACCTGGCTCCTTGTCACTGGCCCGACATCGCCCTACCCCACCATGCGAACCATGGGCAAAGCTCTGGACCGTTTCCTGCGATGGCCGCCCCTCGTTCTGCTCGGCCAGCATTCGCTCCTGGTCTTCACCTTCCATCTGGTGATGATCTACCTGTTCTACTTCCTGGTCGATCCTGCTTGGCTCAATCCATGGAGTGCCAATGCCATTCTGGCGCTCGGCGCGTTGTCACTGGCAATACCGGCAAGAATTGGCCAGCACCTCAAGGACCGGAAACGCGGGTCTCTCCGGCCGGATCTGGTCGCGCAGAGCCCCTGA
- a CDS encoding EAL domain-containing protein, giving the protein MSAGEPDTFDLMGLTSALDENADYSLRRALEAVRVHLGMQVAYVSEFVGDRTYFREVDAPGLEHVVKPGDSMPLDYVYCKHIMEGRLPELMPDVLDNPMAASMPFTSDMGIRAHMSVPIKLKDGKTHGMFCCISTEPQPSLNPRDLKMMRAVAELTAVLIGREVEAATEHRGNLETIRRVIDGDELSIVLQPIMRIADDRLIGFECLSRFSGPEKWTPDVWFAMAASVGLGTELEMLAVNKGLALLDLLPRDLYLTLNVSPDTVLSGDLLTAIPEKHGRRVVLEITEHASVDDYSALGNALSALRAGGVRLAVDDAGAGYASLRHILALQPDIIKLDMSLTRNIQDDVARHALAAALVHFGRETKCQILAEGVETAIELEALRNLGVEYAQGYFLGRPMPYAATSNLILRKGPPSRPKLVATKVAAAS; this is encoded by the coding sequence ATGAGCGCAGGCGAGCCGGATACTTTCGACCTAATGGGTCTCACTTCCGCATTGGACGAAAATGCGGATTACTCCCTGCGACGCGCTCTTGAAGCCGTACGCGTGCACCTTGGCATGCAGGTCGCCTATGTCTCCGAGTTCGTCGGTGACCGAACCTATTTTCGCGAAGTCGATGCCCCAGGTCTCGAACACGTGGTCAAGCCCGGCGACTCCATGCCGCTCGACTATGTCTACTGCAAGCACATCATGGAGGGCCGCCTCCCCGAACTGATGCCGGACGTGCTCGACAACCCCATGGCCGCGAGCATGCCCTTCACCAGCGACATGGGCATCCGCGCCCATATGAGCGTGCCCATCAAGCTCAAGGACGGCAAGACCCACGGCATGTTCTGCTGCATCAGCACGGAACCGCAGCCCTCGCTCAACCCGCGCGACCTCAAGATGATGCGCGCCGTCGCCGAACTGACCGCCGTCCTGATCGGCCGCGAAGTCGAGGCTGCAACCGAACATCGCGGCAATCTGGAAACCATCCGGCGCGTCATCGACGGCGACGAGCTCTCGATCGTTCTGCAGCCGATCATGCGCATTGCCGACGACCGTCTCATCGGTTTTGAATGTCTGTCCCGCTTCTCGGGCCCCGAGAAATGGACGCCCGATGTCTGGTTCGCCATGGCAGCGTCGGTGGGATTGGGTACCGAGCTCGAAATGCTGGCAGTCAACAAGGGCCTTGCCCTGCTGGACCTGCTGCCGCGCGACCTCTACCTGACTCTCAACGTTTCTCCGGACACCGTTCTCTCGGGCGACCTGCTCACCGCCATTCCGGAAAAGCACGGCCGTCGCGTCGTGCTCGAAATCACCGAACACGCCAGCGTCGACGACTATTCCGCCCTGGGCAATGCACTTAGCGCCCTGCGCGCCGGCGGGGTCCGGCTGGCAGTCGACGATGCGGGCGCGGGCTACGCCAGCCTGCGCCATATCCTTGCCCTGCAGCCCGACATCATCAAGCTCGACATGAGCCTGACCCGCAATATCCAGGATGATGTGGCCCGCCATGCGCTGGCCGCTGCTCTTGTGCATTTCGGTCGCGAAACCAAATGCCAGATCCTGGCGGAAGGCGTCGAAACGGCGATCGAACTGGAGGCCTTGCGCAATCTCGGCGTCGAATACGCTCAGGGCTACTTCCTCGGCCGCCCTATGCCATACGCTGCGACGTCCAACCTGATCCTGCGCAAGGGCCCTCCGTCTCGGCCCAAGCTCGTGGCGACCAAGGTCGCAGCAGCAAGCTGA
- a CDS encoding FAD-dependent oxidoreductase, which produces MRRVVVLGGGYAGLHAFSALRSKLRSRIARGEIEVVMVSRDAYHTYHGWTGEVLSGDLPVEQTLTDLRPLVGDAFIEGEVVSADLDGKTLTVAGKGKEQQIAFDELLIAAGSVDPFDRIEGLAEHGWCLKDTHDMQRLAAELDSRTRMGGTRNVVVVGAGFAGIETASALAARFAREGLGKTVVHLVSSTETILPTLRPNFDRIADAAAQRLTRQGVQFHNGARVARIAADRVELTDGSVISSDLSVVAAGVSFKVLPGTEALARNGAGQILVDENLKAQSSDHIWVAGDIAGAVHPGTGAPCPTDALWAMAQGDCVGANIARTLKGRASKRFGFKGLGRAAGLAGQTGITELWGLQFSGRIAWAIRVAFFAWFMPSRRGAFDVLMQLGGNLWDSGVPIPRGESAPAGEQTTAGATTRQAEIGQ; this is translated from the coding sequence ATGCGCCGCGTAGTGGTCCTCGGGGGCGGCTATGCCGGCCTCCATGCTTTCTCCGCGCTGCGATCGAAACTGCGTTCGCGCATCGCCAGGGGCGAGATCGAAGTCGTGATGGTATCGAGAGATGCCTATCACACCTATCATGGCTGGACCGGCGAGGTGCTGTCCGGCGACCTGCCCGTCGAGCAGACGCTGACTGATCTGCGGCCGTTGGTGGGCGATGCGTTCATCGAGGGTGAGGTTGTTTCGGCCGATCTCGATGGCAAGACGCTGACGGTGGCTGGCAAGGGAAAAGAGCAGCAGATTGCTTTCGACGAGCTGCTGATCGCGGCGGGATCAGTGGATCCCTTCGACCGCATCGAGGGGCTGGCCGAGCATGGCTGGTGCCTCAAGGACACGCATGACATGCAGCGGCTGGCTGCCGAGCTGGACAGCCGCACCCGTATGGGTGGCACGCGCAATGTCGTGGTGGTGGGTGCCGGCTTCGCCGGGATCGAGACCGCTTCGGCGCTTGCGGCCCGCTTCGCTCGCGAAGGCCTGGGCAAGACCGTGGTTCACCTGGTGTCGTCCACCGAGACGATCTTGCCGACACTGCGCCCCAATTTCGATCGTATCGCCGATGCAGCGGCACAGCGCCTGACGCGCCAGGGTGTCCAGTTCCACAATGGCGCCCGCGTTGCCCGGATTGCTGCCGATCGGGTCGAACTCACCGACGGTAGCGTGATTTCCTCGGACCTTTCTGTGGTCGCAGCGGGGGTGAGTTTCAAGGTGCTGCCTGGCACCGAAGCGCTGGCCCGCAACGGGGCAGGGCAGATTCTGGTCGATGAAAACCTCAAGGCGCAGAGCTCCGACCATATCTGGGTTGCCGGTGACATTGCCGGAGCCGTTCATCCCGGGACAGGCGCACCCTGTCCGACGGATGCGCTCTGGGCCATGGCGCAGGGCGATTGCGTGGGTGCCAATATCGCCCGTACGCTCAAGGGCAGGGCGAGCAAGCGCTTCGGCTTCAAGGGCTTGGGACGCGCGGCCGGCCTTGCAGGGCAGACCGGCATTACCGAGCTTTGGGGGCTGCAGTTTTCCGGGCGCATTGCCTGGGCGATCCGCGTGGCTTTCTTTGCCTGGTTCATGCCGTCCCGGCGTGGTGCCTTTGACGTGCTGATGCAGCTTGGTGGCAATCTCTGGGACTCGGGCGTTCCGATCCCGCGTGGCGAGAGCGCGCCAGCCGGCGAACAGACCACAGCCGGTGCAACGACCCGACAGGCCGAGATCGGCCAGTAA
- a CDS encoding SDR family oxidoreductase yields the protein MSKDFDGKVAFVTGGASGIGEAVSKQLAARGAKVVVADLKLDAAEKTVAEIKAAGGEAAAVAVDVSKIDQVEKAVQFTVDTFGALNVAVNNAGIGGKAAKAGDYTFEDWQKVIDVNLNSVFYSMKYELAAMQKAGGGAIVNMASILGTNGFANAPAYVAAKHGVVGLTKAAAIDYAKEGIRVTAVGPGFIETPLLGSATQKEVFDGLRSLHPVGRLGQSDEVAALTLFLLSDAASFITGSYHLVDGGYAAQ from the coding sequence ATGTCCAAGGATTTTGACGGCAAGGTCGCCTTTGTTACCGGCGGTGCCTCTGGCATCGGTGAAGCTGTGTCCAAGCAGCTCGCGGCGCGTGGCGCCAAGGTGGTCGTGGCTGATCTGAAGCTCGACGCGGCTGAAAAGACCGTTGCAGAAATCAAGGCGGCGGGTGGCGAAGCGGCTGCCGTTGCCGTGGACGTTTCCAAGATCGACCAGGTCGAGAAGGCCGTACAGTTCACTGTGGACACGTTTGGCGCGCTCAACGTGGCCGTCAACAATGCCGGTATCGGCGGCAAGGCCGCCAAGGCTGGCGACTATACATTTGAGGATTGGCAGAAGGTTATCGACGTCAACCTCAACTCGGTCTTCTACTCGATGAAGTATGAGCTCGCCGCCATGCAGAAGGCCGGCGGTGGCGCCATCGTCAACATGGCTTCGATCCTGGGCACAAATGGTTTTGCCAATGCACCGGCCTATGTGGCGGCCAAGCATGGCGTGGTGGGGCTGACCAAGGCCGCCGCGATCGACTATGCCAAGGAAGGCATCCGCGTGACGGCAGTGGGCCCCGGCTTTATCGAAACCCCGCTGCTAGGTTCGGCGACGCAGAAGGAGGTCTTTGATGGCCTGCGGTCGCTGCATCCCGTTGGCCGGCTTGGACAATCCGACGAGGTTGCAGCGCTGACGCTGTTCCTTCTTTCGGATGCGGCCAGCTTCATCACCGGGTCGTATCACCTGGTGGATGGCGGTTACGCCGCGCAGTAA
- a CDS encoding RidA family protein yields the protein MIERVETGIAPSSAPINDAVRAGKQLWLVAIAEDPVSGEIVDGGIAAQARRCIENLEIACKAAGGSLRNLVMVQIFLVDSQDAAGMNAVYREYFTEQPYPVRATVVVKELLAKGLLIEMTATAVLD from the coding sequence ATGATCGAGCGGGTTGAAACCGGAATTGCGCCGTCGTCGGCGCCCATCAATGATGCGGTCAGGGCCGGCAAGCAGCTTTGGCTGGTGGCGATTGCCGAAGATCCGGTGAGTGGCGAGATCGTTGACGGCGGCATCGCGGCGCAGGCGCGGCGCTGTATCGAAAATCTCGAGATCGCCTGCAAGGCGGCGGGTGGAAGCCTGCGCAACCTGGTGATGGTGCAGATATTCCTGGTCGATAGCCAGGATGCGGCGGGGATGAACGCGGTGTATCGCGAGTATTTCACCGAACAGCCATATCCGGTGCGGGCCACGGTGGTGGTCAAGGAATTGCTGGCCAAGGGCCTTCTCATAGAAATGACCGCAACGGCCGTATTGGACTGA
- a CDS encoding dihydrofolate reductase family protein: MARIVGYIATSLDGFIATADENLDWLTNQPDLNLGEHDYKDFIKTISTVVMGRATYDWIARYPGAWEYDGKRVIVVTSRPIDQSKGPLETRSDVPALIAELRGLADGNVWMLGGGKLQMTFLEQGALDEIEIYVMSEIIGGGIPLFPPTGLRKTPKLVSAKSLGPECARLHYRFN, encoded by the coding sequence ATGGCCCGTATCGTCGGCTACATCGCCACCAGCCTTGACGGCTTCATTGCCACCGCAGACGAAAATCTCGACTGGCTCACCAACCAGCCCGACCTCAATCTGGGCGAGCACGACTACAAGGACTTCATCAAGACCATCAGCACTGTGGTCATGGGACGCGCCACCTATGACTGGATCGCCCGCTATCCCGGCGCCTGGGAATATGACGGCAAACGCGTCATCGTCGTTACCTCCCGGCCCATCGACCAGTCCAAGGGCCCGCTCGAAACCCGCAGCGACGTGCCAGCGCTCATCGCCGAACTGCGCGGCCTGGCCGATGGCAATGTCTGGATGCTGGGCGGCGGCAAGCTGCAGATGACATTCCTGGAACAGGGCGCCCTCGACGAGATCGAGATTTACGTCATGTCCGAGATCATCGGCGGCGGCATCCCGCTGTTCCCGCCCACCGGCCTGCGAAAGACGCCAAAGCTCGTCTCGGCCAAATCACTCGGCCCCGAATGCGCCCGCCTTCACTATCGCTTCAACTAG
- a CDS encoding polysaccharide biosynthesis protein, with protein sequence MSRVDQPEKIMGRIITVPLTPKQLLTLPRSQVQARIGAAVDLARDLGASIVGLGALTAPASVGGKAFAKRADVGVTNGNAFTAAMTLQAIEALSATLGRDPLIAIVGATGSVGSCLTRLLARKHPSRLLLVARNEQRLLKLAEDVRREGVDTEVSTDMLDVAKADLVVLLTSSPDALLRSEHLKRGAIVLDDTVPRNTDEALLTERPDVLVVDGGLVEIPGFNLRGSIALAPKLAYACLAETMLLALSGHRGHFTVGDAQIDQAEHISRLAEKHRHLGFHLAPFRSFGKLIEGGRLPAINLSVKEQVACAA encoded by the coding sequence ATGTCCCGAGTCGATCAGCCCGAGAAGATCATGGGCCGGATCATCACCGTGCCGCTGACGCCCAAGCAATTGCTGACCTTGCCGCGCAGTCAGGTGCAGGCGCGTATTGGCGCTGCGGTGGACCTGGCGCGCGACCTGGGTGCCTCCATAGTGGGTCTTGGCGCGCTGACGGCACCGGCTTCGGTGGGTGGCAAGGCCTTCGCCAAGCGCGCTGACGTCGGCGTGACCAATGGCAATGCCTTTACGGCCGCAATGACGCTGCAGGCGATCGAGGCGCTCAGCGCCACGCTAGGTCGTGATCCTCTGATCGCCATCGTGGGTGCAACGGGAAGCGTCGGATCCTGCCTGACGCGCCTGCTGGCCCGCAAGCATCCCAGCCGGTTGCTGCTGGTTGCGCGCAACGAGCAGCGTCTGCTCAAACTTGCAGAAGATGTGCGTCGCGAGGGTGTCGATACGGAAGTTTCGACCGACATGCTCGATGTCGCCAAGGCTGATCTGGTGGTGTTGCTGACCTCGTCGCCCGACGCCCTGCTCAGGAGCGAACACCTCAAGCGCGGTGCCATCGTGCTTGACGACACCGTGCCGCGCAATACCGACGAGGCCCTGCTGACCGAGCGGCCGGACGTGCTGGTGGTCGATGGCGGGCTGGTGGAAATCCCGGGCTTCAATCTTCGCGGCTCGATCGCCCTGGCGCCCAAGCTGGCCTATGCGTGCCTCGCCGAGACCATGTTGCTTGCCCTGTCCGGGCACCGCGGCCACTTCACCGTCGGCGATGCGCAGATCGACCAAGCCGAGCATATCTCGCGGCTGGCGGAAAAGCACCGTCACCTGGGCTTCCATCTCGCGCCATTCCGTTCCTTTGGCAAGCTGATCGAGGGCGGGCGCCTGCCGGCCATCAATTTATCGGTAAAGGAGCAGGTCGCATGCGCCGCGTAG
- a CDS encoding saccharopine dehydrogenase NADP-binding domain-containing protein yields the protein MIVGGYGAVGRHIAKNLSSTPANHVIIAGRNLARARATGFDARRIDIGDPTTWDAALAGVDLVITCIDQQNTSFLQACCKQNAAVLDVTAVDAFFRQVEALTLSTPILLSVGLAPGLSNLLAKAASTEMDQVDSIEIGLLMGTGDDHGSAAIAWSTAQMFDPHAKIDDAMVDFGPDFGPRKAHYMDFADQHVLARTMPGIRTVTRVTYDSKPLSALLFWLGRRFAGNSAMERFVNRISNLPTFGSDKCVLSVTAKGSKNGAGVTQTALFRGRREAAVTAAVASLMAQDLLSGAIPPGIHHSHQVIDPTRIFEALEQLGHGTVSFS from the coding sequence TTGATCGTCGGCGGCTACGGCGCCGTCGGCCGCCACATCGCCAAAAACTTATCCTCCACGCCCGCAAACCATGTCATCATCGCCGGACGAAATCTGGCCAGGGCACGCGCGACAGGTTTCGATGCGCGACGCATCGATATTGGCGATCCGACCACCTGGGATGCGGCTCTTGCCGGCGTTGACCTCGTCATCACCTGTATCGACCAGCAAAACACCAGCTTTCTGCAAGCATGCTGCAAGCAAAACGCTGCTGTGCTTGACGTTACGGCCGTAGATGCCTTTTTCCGCCAGGTCGAGGCGCTAACCCTCTCCACGCCCATACTTTTATCCGTCGGCCTGGCGCCCGGCCTGTCCAACCTCCTCGCCAAGGCGGCATCCACCGAAATGGACCAAGTGGACAGTATTGAGATCGGCCTGCTCATGGGCACCGGCGACGACCATGGCTCCGCCGCCATCGCCTGGTCCACCGCGCAAATGTTTGATCCGCATGCAAAAATTGACGACGCCATGGTCGATTTCGGCCCCGACTTCGGCCCGCGCAAAGCGCATTACATGGACTTCGCCGACCAGCACGTCCTCGCCCGCACCATGCCCGGCATCCGCACCGTGACCCGCGTCACCTACGATTCAAAACCGCTGAGTGCCCTGCTCTTCTGGCTCGGCCGCCGCTTCGCCGGCAATTCGGCAATGGAGAGATTCGTGAACCGCATCAGTAATTTGCCAACCTTCGGCTCCGACAAATGCGTTCTGTCAGTCACCGCCAAAGGCTCCAAAAACGGCGCTGGCGTCACGCAAACGGCCCTCTTCCGCGGCCGCCGCGAAGCCGCCGTCACCGCTGCCGTCGCATCCCTGATGGCCCAGGATCTGCTATCCGGCGCAATCCCACCCGGCATCCATCACAGCCACCAGGTGATCGACCCCACCCGGATTTTTGAGGCGCTCGAACAGCTTGGCCATGGCACAGTGAGCTTTTCCTGA
- a CDS encoding methylated-DNA--[protein]-cysteine S-methyltransferase — METTIFDTALGAFGIGWTDAGIARLQLPGMERDGLLERINRQGASSGVPPRWVEALINRIEDYSEGAEIDFADVSLDLSGVSDFNRRAYDLLVQIGWGETTSYGALARQLGDVGLSRAVGAAMGANPIPLIIPCHRVLASDGKPGGFSAPGGAGSKVRMLALEGVNVGTPAGQMTFGF, encoded by the coding sequence ATGGAAACGACGATCTTCGATACGGCGCTGGGCGCATTCGGCATTGGCTGGACCGATGCGGGGATTGCGCGCCTGCAATTGCCGGGCATGGAGCGTGATGGGCTGCTGGAGCGGATCAATCGGCAGGGCGCGAGCAGCGGAGTGCCGCCGCGGTGGGTGGAGGCGCTGATCAACCGGATCGAGGACTATTCCGAGGGCGCGGAGATCGACTTCGCCGATGTGTCTCTTGATCTGAGCGGCGTGAGCGATTTCAACCGGCGTGCCTATGACCTGCTGGTGCAGATCGGTTGGGGCGAGACGACCAGTTATGGGGCGCTGGCGCGGCAGCTCGGGGACGTCGGCCTGTCGCGGGCAGTGGGCGCGGCGATGGGTGCGAATCCGATCCCGCTGATCATTCCCTGTCACCGGGTTCTGGCCAGCGACGGCAAGCCGGGCGGATTTTCGGCTCCGGGTGGCGCGGGATCGAAAGTCCGCATGCTGGCGTTGGAAGGGGTGAACGTGGGGACGCCCGCCGGGCAAATGACGTTTGGTTTCTAG